A stretch of DNA from Longimicrobium sp.:
TGCAGCGTGGTGAAGAGCAGCGCGTCGTTCACCGCCTGGTCGCGGTCCTCGTCGTGCGCGAAGATCTGGTCCAGTTCGTCCACCAGCTCGAAGCAGACGGTCACGGTGCGGTCCTTCGGCTCGTAGAACGAGTTGGACTCGCCGCACTCGGCAAAGGTGAGCGTCACGTCCCGCGGCAGCCGCACCCAGTCGTTCATCCACGCGGCCACGTCTTCCAGGAAGTGCTCCTGCCGGAAGTCGTCCTGCCACTGCGCGAACACCGTGTCGCGCACCGGGCGGTACGCCACGCGGAACTGCCCCGCGCCCACGGCCGCCTGCGGAGCCGCGGGCGCCGCGCGGAAGCCGGGCGCCGCGCCCGGATGCGCCGCCCCCCCGCGCACCCCGCGCCCGTCGCACGCCGCGACCGCCGCGCAGGCCAGCGGCACCAGCGCGAGGGCGGCAAAGCGGGAGCGGAACGGGTTGCGGAGCATCGAGACGGATCGGCTGACACGGGTTCGGAAACGGGCGCATAAATCTGTGCAAACTAATGCGTTTACGCCAGTTGCCTCAGCCGTGGAGGAATTGAAGACAGGTCTTCGAATGGTTGAACACAGCGGAGAACACAGGCGGGAAATTGTCTGCGAAGCGGATTGCGGCGCCCGCGTCGTCCTCGCGCAGAAGAGGCGTGTGAATCAATTCCGCGATCTCGCCGGTTCCCATTCCATGGAATCCCTCAGTTTCCTCGTTCGGGCGAAGCGCGTCCGCATCGATGAATTCGCCGACCACGAAGACGCGCGTGAACGCCCGGCAGCGCTCGCCCGCTGTGGAGTTCGTCGCCTCGAGGAGAAGCGTCGAGACCGGAAGCAGTTTGTGGATCTCCAGCCCCAGCTCCTCCCGTGCTTCGCGGAGCGCGGCGTCCTCGTAGGCCTCGCCCGGATCGACGTGGCCGGAGCAGGTGCTGGTCCACAGCCCGGGGTTCATCGTTCGGCTGGTTGATCGCTGTTGGAGAATCCAGCGTCCCTGCCGATCCTGCGCCAGCACGTGCACCGCTCGGTGCAGCAGCCCGTCGCGGTGTGCTTCGGCGCGCGAGACTACGCCGAGCTCCTGGTCGTTTTCGTCGACGTGATTCACCATTTCGCTCATCACGACTCCCCGATTGTCTACGGCGTCAGCAGCACCTTGCCGAAGTTCTTGCGGTCCTGGATCCAGGCGTGCGCGTCGCCGGCCTTTTCGAACGGGAAGGTGCGGTCCACCACGGGGTCGAAGGTGCCGCCGGCGACCAGCGCCAGGATCTCGCCCATGATTCCCTTCAGCCGCGCGGCCTCGTTCCACAGGTGGCCCAGGTTCACGCCCTGCACGCCGCGGTTGGAGTTCATCATGGGCAGCGGGCGGAAGGCGGGCATCGCGATCAGCCCGCGCACCGCGCCCACGAGGCTGCGCCGCTTCCCCGTGGCCAGCGCGCTCGCGCCGAACACGTACAGGCGGCCGAGCGGCGCCAGCGCGCGGTAGCTCTTCCGGAAGCTCTCCCCGCCCACCGCGTCCAGCGCGATGTCCACCCCGCGGCCGCCGGTGACGCGCTTCGTCTCCGCCAGGAAGTCCTGCGTGCGGTAGTCGATGCAGTGCGCAACGCCCATCTCCCGCAGCCGCGCGTGCTTCGACGCGCTCGCGGTCCCGATCACCTCCGCGCCCTTCCACCGGCAGATCTGCAGCGCCGCCTGCCCCACGCCCCCGGCCGCGGCGTGCACGAGCACGCGGTCGCCCTCGCGCACGTTCCCCAGCGTCACCAGCATCAGCCAGGCGGTGATGTAGTTCACCGGGATCGCCGCGGCCTTCTCGAAGCTCAGCGCGTCCGGCAGCCGCTGCGCCTGCGCGGCGGGCACGCACACCACGTCCGAGTATCCCCCGAAGCGCGTGGTCGAGCCCACCCGGTCGCCCTCGCGAAAATCGGTGACGCCGGCGCCCACGCGGTCCACCGTCCCCGCGACCTCGTAGCCCATCACGGTGGGGAGCGGCGGCGCGTCGGGGTACAGCCCGAGGCGCGCCATCACGTCCGCGAAGTTCACCCCCGACGCGGCCACGCGGATGCGGATCTCGCCGGGCTTCGGCTCGGGGTCCGGCGCCTCGCGCACCTGCAGCACCTCCGGCCCGCCCCGCTTGGTGATCCAGACCTGGCGCATCGGTCCTCGTTTCTGATGTGGAGACGGAGGATGTTGGAACCGCTCTGATATGGGGACGGAGGATGTTGGAATCGCAGGATTGGGGTGTGTTTGCCCCTCAGGCGCCGGTGCGCGTCCCCGTCCCCGCGCCGCCCTCACCCCGCGCCGGAGGGCGCGACCCTCTCCCGTCCCGGGAGAGGGTGGCTATCCAGCATCTTTGCGGTTGTTTGGCCCTTCTTCGCACCCACGCACGGAGTGGCGCCGATGCTTGCCAGCTACCTCTCCCGGTACGGGAGAGGTGGACAGCCTAAGCCGGCCGGAGAGGCGCGATGCCGGGCCGACGAGCCAACATCCGTCTCCCCGCCGAGTCCTCCCCTCCCCGCGTGTCGGTCGGACGGTCGGGGAGGGGGAGAAGGCCGCTATACCGGGCGGGCAGGATCTCTCCAACCCGCCCGGCCGTCATCCCCGTACGAAAGCCGAGCGCACTCCCGCACTTTCGCACTCCCGCACTTTCGCACTTTCGCACTTCGGTTCACAGCCCCAGCACGCCGGTCCCCTGCTCGAACACCACGTCCACGGGAATCCCCAGGCGCGACAGGCGGCCCAGGTCGCCCTGCAGCTCGGGGCGGATCACGCCGTAGCCGGTCATGAACTCGCCCACGCCGGCGTAGTCGCCGTTGCCCTGCAGGCGCAGGATCTTGCCCGCCAGCGCGTTCACCGCCTGCTGCATCTTCTCGAAGTTCACGCGGTACTTCCCCGTGGCCGGCTCGCGGGTGAACGCGCCCTGCTCGGCGAAGAAGTTGAACGTGGCCATGTTCGCCCGCCCGTGCGCGTCGCCCGCGCCGAAGCGCACCGAGCGGAAGAGCCCGGCCAGGAAGGTGACGTAGTTGTTCAGCAGCGGCTCGTTCCCCAGCTCGCCCTGGCGGTTCAGCTGCGTCACCATGTACAGCCCCAGCACGTCGGCCTTCTCCTCCTCCAGCCCGCCGGCGCGCTCCTTCAGCGCCTCGCGCACCGTGCCCGTGCCGTTCACCACGTTCTTGATCCCCAGCCCGTGGGCCACCTCGTGGAACATGGTGTTCTCGAAGAACCCGTCGAAGGTGATGTTGGCCACCTGGTCCGGCACGATCAGCTCGCGGCCGATGGGGAGCATGATGGCGTCGAACTTGGCGCGCATGGCGTTCTTCAGCTGCAGCCGCCGCGTCCCCTTCTGCAGCTGCACCTGCTCGTCGTTCGGCAGGTTGATGGCGATGGTCTTGGCCCCCGAGTTGGCCTCGCCCGCGTAGTACACGGCGTCGTAGGCGTTCAGGTCGCTGTTGCTTCCCGGCACCTCGCGCTTGAACGCCTCCTCCACCGGCAGCCCGCGCTGCAGGGCGGGCAGCAGCTGGACGTAGTGCGCCAGGCGGCGGCTCCACTCGCGGTCCTTCACCAGCACGTACGCCTCGTTGGCCGCCTTGTAGCCGTACAGCGCGTCCTCGTACGTCTCGATGGGGCCGATCACGATGTCGAGCGTGTTGTTCTTCATGTCCATCCAGGCCAGGTCGCTGGCCTGGAAGTCGTCGCTCAGCAGCGCGTCGGCGCGCAGCGTCAGGTAGCGCTTCAGCCCCGGATCGTCGGCCAGCGCGGCGGCCTGGCGCAGCTTGTCCGCCGCGCGCTGCAGGTTGGGGGCGAAGGCGACGTGGAAGGGAACGGCGTACAGGCGCCCCGACTGGTTGCGGCGCACCAGCGTGTACAGGCTCTTCAGCGAGTCCGCGCGCGCGCCGCCCTTGGCCACCTCGGCGTCGAACTCCGCCTTGGTCATCCCCGCGGGATAGTAGTTGGAGCCCTCGTACTTGGCGGCCACGCCGGGGACGAAGGGCGCGTCGTTCTCCAGCCGGTCCCACGGGCCGTAGTTGAGATCCACGTACTGGCGCATCCGCGGGTCGGTGATGCGCCCCATCAGCTCGTCGCGGTTGCCGTACGTCTGCATCCAGAAGATGGCGTCCATCTCCTTCGCCGCGTCGATCAGCAGCGGGATCATCCGCCGCTCGTTGGCGGAGAGCTGGGACAGGTCGGTCGTCAGCCGCACGGTGCGGTAGCGGGCCAGCCGCTGGCCGATGTCCTCCTGCGGCTGCGCGGCCGAGCCGGCGGCGGGGGGCTGCACGGCGGCGGGAGCGGGGGCGGGCTGCGGCGCCTGCGTGCACGCGGCGAGCAGCGCGGCGGCCGCGGCGGCGGATGCGAGATGGCGAGAGGTCATGTCTTCCTCGATTGGATCGGGTCGGTCGTTCCTGCCGGACTGGATCGGAATGGGGGAATCCTATCCGTTGCCGCCGCTCCCGCAAGCGGAGCGCCGCCGTCACCGCCCGTTGATCCACCGATCGAAATCCCCGCGCGTGCCGTTGAAGGCGTTCAGGTCGACGTACGTCTCCACCCCGTCCATCCGCCCGCGGTTGCCGTACTGCCACAGCGTCCACCGTCCCCCGTACCGCGGCGCGCCGAAGATGCTGCGCACCCAGAGCGGGTTCGCCGCCGGGCGTCCGGCCAGGTACGCGTCGTAGAACTCGCGGGTGACGTAGAGCAGCGCGGGCCGCCCGTACGCCGCCTCGACCGGGGCGAGGAAGGCGCGCAGCTGGGCCGCGAGCGAGTCCGCGGAGGGGCGCGCCGCGCAGTTGCCTCCGAACTCCAGGTCGACGGCGGGAGGGAGCGCGGGTCCGGGGAGGGGCGGCGCGGCTGCGAGGAAGTTGCGCGCCTGCGCCTCGCCCGGCGCGCAGAAGGTGAAGTAGTGGTACGCGCCGGTCACCACGCCCGCCCGCAGCGCCCCGGCGCGGTTGCGCACGAAGGTGCTGTCGCGCCACGCCGCGCCCTCGGTCGCCTTGAGATAGGCGAACTCCGCCCCGTCCGCCCGCAGCCGCGCCCAGTCGATCGCGTGCTGGTGGTGCGACACGTCCACGCCGCGCACCGGGTAGCGCGCGCGGCTGGGATAGTTCCCGCGCAGCCACCCGTGCCACACCAGCAGCGCCGCCGCCAGCGCGAGGATGCCGACGGCGAGGAAGCCCGCGGCGGTGCGGCGCGAGGAACGGGATCGGCGTCGGGCCACGTCGCTCCGTCGGGTGGGGGATGGGGATCGGTGGCGCGCGGAGAAGATAATGGACCTCGTCGGAAAAGTGGGTTCTACGCGGAGAAGCAGGGCAGCGGAGAGAACGCCTCCGCTGCCCTGCTTCTCCGCGTAGAACCTCGCGGTTCCGCTACTTCGCCGGCTCGCCGGGGCGGCCGCGGTCGCGCTTCGTCAGGCGGCCGATCTCGATGTGGACCTTGGTCAGGTCGCCCGAAAGGTCGGTGATGCGCTCGGTCAGGTCCAGCACGGCACGCACGCCGTCGCCCCACACGTCGGCCACGTAGCGGTCGCCGGCCCGGAACATCACCCGCTGCGCTTCTTCCAGCGTCTGGATGGCCTCCCAGAGCATCTCGCGGGCGTTTTCCAGGTGTTCCTGTGCGCTGGGCTGGTGCTCGGCCATCGGGTGGGCGACGAAAGGTGGCGGGCGATGGTGAATGGGCGGCCTACAACCTAGCGCATCGCGCCGCCGCCGTCACCCGCGGGCGCCTACTTCGGATACGGCTGCATCGTCACGAGCCCGGGAACCGCACGGAAGTGCTTAAGATTGAACGTGCACAGCGGCGCGCCGCTGCGAAGTGCCGTCGCGGCGATGAGCGCATCCAGCAATCCCAGACTGTGGGAGAGGTGAAGTCTGGAGAAGATCTCCAGCGCTGCCGCGCACCCGCGCTCGTCAGGCCAGACCACCGCCATCCGCGACACGAATCGCAGCGCCTTCTCCACCTCCTGCGAGTTCCTCGCCGACTGCACCAGCTCCATAACGACGAAACCTGGAACAGACGGTTGCTCGCGCAGTCCGTCCAGCCACACCGCGGCCGGCGCGTAGCCACGCTGTACGTCGATCAGCACATCCGAATCGAGCAGAATCACGTCATTCGTGGGTTCGGCGTTCGGCGCGCTTGCGCAGTTCCCGAGCATACTCGACCGAGTCAGTAATATCGGTACGATAGCCGATCAGACCCTCGCGCCTCCAGAAGTCGACGAGTTCCGCCCCGGTCTGCGCGACGCGGTTCGGAGAAGCCGAGCTCTGCGTGAGCATCTGCACCACGTAATCCGCGAGAGGAACCCCAGCCTCGGCAGCCTCCGAAGCCAGCCGGCGCTCAAGATCGCCGGGCAGCTCCAATGTAAGACTCATGATCACTCTCCTTGCGTCCGACGATCTGTTTGCCTGGTCGCGATCCATTTCGCAACGCGGGTGATACGTCAACCTGCGGACGTTGTGCCAGCGCGCGTCACTTTCATCGCTGGCCCAGCGTCGCCAGCCGCTCGGCGGCGGCGGTGAGCGTCGCGTCGGTCTTGCAGAAGCAGAAGCGCACCTGGCGGTCGCCGCCCAGCTCGCGCGCGTGGTCGGCGAAGTAGAACGACGAGCCGGGCACCACCGCCACCCCCACCTCGCGCACCATCCAGCGCGTGAACTCCACGTCGTCCGCGTGCCCCAGGTGCGCGAAGGGGGTGATGTCGGTCATCACGTAGTACGCGCCGTCGGGGTCGGTGAAGCCGAACCCGGCGGTGCGCAGCGCGCCCAGCATGAAGTCGCGGCGGCACTGGTAGGCGGCCTGCAGCTCGGCGTAGTACTCGCGCGGCATCCGGAGCGCCACCGCGCCCGCGGCCTGCAGCGGCGCGGCGGCGCCCACCGTCAGGAAGTCGTGCACCTTCCGGATCGCGTTGGTGATCTCCGGCGGCGCGATCGCCCATCCCACCCGCCACCCCGTCACCGAGTACGTCTTCGACATCGAGTTGATGACCACGGTGCGCTCGCGCATCCCCTCCATCTGCGCCATGGAGATGTGCTCCACCGTGCGCCCCTCCGACGGGTAGAGGATGTGCTCGTAGATCTCGTCGCTGAAGCAGAGCACGTCGTGCTCCACGCACAGCCCGGCGATGAACTCCATCTCCTCGCGGGTGAACACCTTTCCCGTGGGGTTGTTGGGGTTGCAGAGGATGATGGCGCGCGTGCGATCGTTGAACGCCGCGCGCAGCTCGTCGCGGTCGAAGTGCCAGTCCGGCGCGCGCAGCGGCACGTAGCGCGGCGTGGCGTCGGAGAGGATCGCGTCGGGCCCGTAGTTCTCGTAGAAGGGCTCGAAGACGATCACCTCGTCGCCCGGATCGACGGTCGCCATCATCGCCGCGATCATCGCCTCGGTCGAGCCGCAGGTGACCACGATCTCGCGCTCGGGATCCACGTCCAGCCCCAGGTACCACTGCACCTTGTCCCGGATCGCCTCGCGCAGGTCCTTGGCGCCCCAGGTGATGGCGTACTGGTTGATGTCGGCGGCGATGGCGCGCGCGGCGGCCTCCTTGATGGCCTCGGGCGCGGCGAAGTCGGGAAAGCCCTGCGACAGGTTCACGGCGCCGTGCTTCAGCGCCTCGCGCGTCATCTCGCGGATCACCGACTCGGTGAAGCGCGCGGCGCGGCGCGACACCTTCGCGTGGGCAGAAACCAGCGTGGACATGGGGATCCGCGGAATGGGATGGGGGATGAAGATGCGTCTCGGCGGCTTCCCCAACCTTCGCACCGATACGGCCGTGCCGCAAGCCGTCGCCGCCCGGGGATGAACCTGCGTCCGGAGACGCGGCGAAACGGGGCTCAAGTAAGTAGCCAGAAGTTTTGTCGATTCGGCAGAAGCGATCCTCATTTCCCAGTGAACTCAGCGCGATCCCCTCAATCTCCGCGTCTCCCCAACGGTGATTTCTCACGCGGAGACACGGAGTCGCGGAGAACCCCGTGCCGTGACGAATCCTCCGCGTCTCCGCGTCTCCGCGTGAGATCAACGATGTAGCGGTCGATCGACGATGAAAGCCGACAGTACGTACCGACTTAGATCAACCCCATTCCGTAGCGGTCCAGCCACTCCGCGATCGGGTCCGCCAGCGTCCGCGGGTCCAGCACGCGGGTGTCCACTGGCACGATTGCACCGGCGGAACGGTCGAACAGCGCGATGGCGAACCCGTCGTCGTCGTGCCGCGCCCGGTAGCGGATCCCGTCGAGCGCGGCGGGGTGCTCGTGCAGCGCGAGCGCCCATGCGCGCGACACGGCGTAGGGGCCGGTACAGACCGCGGCGGTCGCCCCCGCGCGCGCCAGCCCCGGCCCGTGCATCGCCGCCAGGCGCAGGGCGCTCCGCACCTCGATCCCCGCGAGGCTCCGCGCCACCAGGTCCGGCTCCTCGATCACCGTCATCCCCGGCTCGCGCAGGAACGTCTCGGCGAAGGCGACGTGGGGATCCTCGGCCAGGTAGCAGACGCGGAACTCGCCGCCCGGCGCGTCCCACCGCCCCCGTGGAGGCACGCCGGGAGCCGGGCCGAAGAACAGCGGATCCCGCCGCGCCGAATGAATCCGATAGAGCAGCGCGGCGGCCGGGACGGCGTGGATCGGCAGATCGCGCGCGAAAAGGTCCGCCGGCGGATGGGGCGGCGGACCCGGATCGTCGGGCGGAACGGCCGGCGCGGCGCTCACCCCGACTGCTCGCCGTAGCCGGCGACCGCCTCGACGGCGCCTTCGACGTTTCCGCGAACAAGCGCGTCGAGCGGAGATACGCCGCCCAGCGCGTCCGCCGGGGCCACCAGCGCGGAGAGCCGCGTCCACGGTCCGTCGACCCGGAAGGCCGACAGGACGCGGCCGAGCCCCCGCAGCGGACCGTCGGGCCCGAACTGCCCCGCGGGATAGACGAACTCGCCGTTCGCCTGCGCCACCGCGAGCAGCGTCCCGCGTGCGCGGCGCGCATGCACCGCCGCCGGCTTCACCCCCATCAGCGCCGCCACCGCCCCCGCGGAGAGGCCGCCTCCCGCGCGCTCGAGGAGCACGGCCTTCGCCTGTGCGCCGCGCGCCCGGGCGGCCGCGAGCGGATCGCGGGCGGGGGGCGCGAGCGGGCCGACCTTCGCCAGCAGCCCGGCCAGCCCGCCCACGTCGTCCGACGCCGCGAGCGCGTCTTCCACCGCCTGCGCCGGCGCCGAGTCGATCAGCCGTTCCACCAGCGTCCGGTAGCGGACGAGCGCTGCCTCGCGAAGCCGGTCCCGATCCCCATGCGCTGCGCGCAGG
This window harbors:
- a CDS encoding DUF4344 domain-containing metallopeptidase, with product MLRNPFRSRFAALALVPLACAAVAACDGRGVRGGAAHPGAAPGFRAAPAAPQAAVGAGQFRVAYRPVRDTVFAQWQDDFRQEHFLEDVAAWMNDWVRLPRDVTLTFAECGESNSFYEPKDRTVTVCFELVDELDQIFAHDEDRDQAVNDALLFTTLHEVGHALVNVLDLPITGREEDAVDQLASLILVDGADDGDEAAVNGVRGLPDDDQLDDLAFADEHALNGQRFYNVLCLVYGQDPDAYAEWTRDGTLPPERAERCPEEYDRTREAWDRLLGPYLKT
- a CDS encoding NUDIX hydrolase, whose amino-acid sequence is MSEMVNHVDENDQELGVVSRAEAHRDGLLHRAVHVLAQDRQGRWILQQRSTSRTMNPGLWTSTCSGHVDPGEAYEDAALREAREELGLEIHKLLPVSTLLLEATNSTAGERCRAFTRVFVVGEFIDADALRPNEETEGFHGMGTGEIAELIHTPLLREDDAGAAIRFADNFPPVFSAVFNHSKTCLQFLHG
- a CDS encoding medium chain dehydrogenase/reductase family protein, which codes for MRQVWITKRGGPEVLQVREAPDPEPKPGEIRIRVAASGVNFADVMARLGLYPDAPPLPTVMGYEVAGTVDRVGAGVTDFREGDRVGSTTRFGGYSDVVCVPAAQAQRLPDALSFEKAAAIPVNYITAWLMLVTLGNVREGDRVLVHAAAGGVGQAALQICRWKGAEVIGTASASKHARLREMGVAHCIDYRTQDFLAETKRVTGGRGVDIALDAVGGESFRKSYRALAPLGRLYVFGASALATGKRRSLVGAVRGLIAMPAFRPLPMMNSNRGVQGVNLGHLWNEAARLKGIMGEILALVAGGTFDPVVDRTFPFEKAGDAHAWIQDRKNFGKVLLTP
- a CDS encoding dipeptidyl-peptidase 3 family protein translates to MTSRHLASAAAAAALLAACTQAPQPAPAPAAVQPPAAGSAAQPQEDIGQRLARYRTVRLTTDLSQLSANERRMIPLLIDAAKEMDAIFWMQTYGNRDELMGRITDPRMRQYVDLNYGPWDRLENDAPFVPGVAAKYEGSNYYPAGMTKAEFDAEVAKGGARADSLKSLYTLVRRNQSGRLYAVPFHVAFAPNLQRAADKLRQAAALADDPGLKRYLTLRADALLSDDFQASDLAWMDMKNNTLDIVIGPIETYEDALYGYKAANEAYVLVKDREWSRRLAHYVQLLPALQRGLPVEEAFKREVPGSNSDLNAYDAVYYAGEANSGAKTIAINLPNDEQVQLQKGTRRLQLKNAMRAKFDAIMLPIGRELIVPDQVANITFDGFFENTMFHEVAHGLGIKNVVNGTGTVREALKERAGGLEEEKADVLGLYMVTQLNRQGELGNEPLLNNYVTFLAGLFRSVRFGAGDAHGRANMATFNFFAEQGAFTREPATGKYRVNFEKMQQAVNALAGKILRLQGNGDYAGVGEFMTGYGVIRPELQGDLGRLSRLGIPVDVVFEQGTGVLGL
- a CDS encoding GH25 family lysozyme, which codes for MARRRSRSSRRTAAGFLAVGILALAAALLVWHGWLRGNYPSRARYPVRGVDVSHHQHAIDWARLRADGAEFAYLKATEGAAWRDSTFVRNRAGALRAGVVTGAYHYFTFCAPGEAQARNFLAAAPPLPGPALPPAVDLEFGGNCAARPSADSLAAQLRAFLAPVEAAYGRPALLYVTREFYDAYLAGRPAANPLWVRSIFGAPRYGGRWTLWQYGNRGRMDGVETYVDLNAFNGTRGDFDRWINGR
- a CDS encoding PIN domain-containing protein translates to MILLDSDVLIDVQRGYAPAAVWLDGLREQPSVPGFVVMELVQSARNSQEVEKALRFVSRMAVVWPDERGCAAALEIFSRLHLSHSLGLLDALIAATALRSGAPLCTFNLKHFRAVPGLVTMQPYPK
- a CDS encoding pyridoxal phosphate-dependent aminotransferase encodes the protein MSTLVSAHAKVSRRAARFTESVIREMTREALKHGAVNLSQGFPDFAAPEAIKEAAARAIAADINQYAITWGAKDLREAIRDKVQWYLGLDVDPEREIVVTCGSTEAMIAAMMATVDPGDEVIVFEPFYENYGPDAILSDATPRYVPLRAPDWHFDRDELRAAFNDRTRAIILCNPNNPTGKVFTREEMEFIAGLCVEHDVLCFSDEIYEHILYPSEGRTVEHISMAQMEGMRERTVVINSMSKTYSVTGWRVGWAIAPPEITNAIRKVHDFLTVGAAAPLQAAGAVALRMPREYYAELQAAYQCRRDFMLGALRTAGFGFTDPDGAYYVMTDITPFAHLGHADDVEFTRWMVREVGVAVVPGSSFYFADHARELGGDRQVRFCFCKTDATLTAAAERLATLGQR
- a CDS encoding RES family NAD+ phosphorylase; translated protein: MSAAPAVPPDDPGPPPHPPADLFARDLPIHAVPAAALLYRIHSARRDPLFFGPAPGVPPRGRWDAPGGEFRVCYLAEDPHVAFAETFLREPGMTVIEEPDLVARSLAGIEVRSALRLAAMHGPGLARAGATAAVCTGPYAVSRAWALALHEHPAALDGIRYRARHDDDGFAIALFDRSAGAIVPVDTRVLDPRTLADPIAEWLDRYGMGLI